The genomic region TACAACAGCGACAACCCGTTGCCTGGCCAGGCGCCGGCCAAGAAGTAGGCCGGCTTTTCAGCCCGGTGATCGTTACCGTTCGGAGCGGCACGGCCGCCGATCGCGACTTCGTCGTCGAGACGGCGCGCCGCTTCGCCGACTTCGGGCCGCCGGCGTGGCGCACGGCAGCGGAGGTCGTCGCGGGCGAAGTCCGCTGCCTCGACGAGTTTTTCGACGGCGGCATGCAGGGCGCCGGGCTGCTCGTCGGCGAGCTCAACGGCCGTCCCGCCGGCTTCGCGTTTCTCGAACATCACACCGACTACTTCACCGGCGAGCGCCACGGGCATCTCGGGATGATCGCGGTCATCGAGGCGGCCGAGAGGCGCGGCATCGGTGCCGCATTGCTGCGGGCGGCGGAGGACTGGGCGCGCACCCAGGGTTACCCGGCGCTGACGCTCAACGTGTTCGAAGGGAACGACCGAGCGCGGCGTGCGTATGAGCGCGGCGGATTCGCGGTCGAGACCGTCCGTTACGTCAAACGTCTCGATTGAGCGCTGAGCGTGCTACGCCGGCCTTTGCTTCCCATCGAACGTGGCCTCTTCAAGGGGATGTGAGATTGGTAGGCAGTCGAGGCCGCTTGGGAGATCGACCATTTCATCGAAGGCTGGGCGGCTGCATAGTAGCTTCTGATGGAGGGTATATGACGGGCATGAAGGGCGGGATCAGGCCGATTCGCGTTCGTGCCGCGTTAATCGTGCTGAGTGTGGCCTTCGGATCTGTCACCGCCTCGCTGGTGCGCGTGTCGGCGCAGGACCAGATGGCCGGCAGCGGAGTTGGCACGATGCACTCCTCGAAGCGAATGGCCGACGGCAAAGAGTGGACGGCTGCGAATCTGGACGTCGACACGTCGCCATCCTATTGTTATGACGATGCGCAACGGAATTGCCGTCGGTACGGCCGGTTGTACACGTGGGAGTCGGCGCGCCGAGCATGTCAATCATTGGGAGATGGATGGCGGCTGCCGACCGACGACGAATGGCGGCAGATGGCGACGCATTATGGTGGGCTCGGCAACGATTCGGCTGACAAGGGCAACGCGTCGTACACCGTGCTCTCGAGTGGAGGCACGTCGGGTTTCGACGCCGTGCTGGGTGGCATCCGCGAGCTTGATGGAACGTACTCACGGTTGGAGGCGCACGGATTTTACTGGACGGCATCCGAAAATGACCCGGCCACCGCACCTTTCTATAACTTTGGCAAGGGCAGTTCAGCGCTTTATCGTCAGGCGGCTGGCGAGAAGCAGAGCGCCATTTCCGCCCGTTGTGTGAAGGATTAACGGGGCGCGCCCACTCGTGAATGGAGAAACGCGGCGGCCTGACTGTGCGTGGGGAGCCCGAAGAACGGACCGAATAAGGTTTGGCGTCCCCAACGGGTCGCGCCAGAGATGTATTCGGTTCACGCTGCCGCTGGTGGCGTAGCGACTGCGGTGGTGGGCGCTCGGTGGTAGAGTGCGGGCAGCGCCCCGCACGGGGTGACCCGACGAAAGAGGTAGACGATCCACCGTTTCGCGCTTCTGGGGCCGACGTTCGTTCTGGGCGGGCTGCTTTGGCTGTCCAGTATGGGCATGTGGAGTCGCCCAGCCTACCGTCTCAGCCTGATGGCCACGATGTTCGTGTGGTTCGGCTGGGTGATCCGCACTTCTAAAGGTCGGTGATCGATTGCCGACGGTGAGGCTATGGCCTTCTGCGCAAAACGCTGGCCGATAGCGTACGTCGATCGGGATATGCCGAAATTCCGTCGATTTGTCGTCGTTTTCCTGGGCGCAATTGCGGCCGCTCGTTGCGGCGGAGCGCCGTCCACCGGCCCCGACAAGACGCCCGTGCCGTCCATTGCGATCGCATGCGACGCGCCGACAGACTCGACCTTAAAGTGCAGGGCCTCCGTGTCATGCGGCGCCTCTCCGTGTGCCGGGACGCCCACGGACGTCACCGCGAGCGCGACGTGGTCCGTCGATAGCTCCATCGTGCAGCTCGTAGCGCCTGGCAGCGTCGTTGCGCCGCAGACGTTTCTGACAGGGAGCTACACGAATCTTCGCGCACAGGTTCCACAGATGGAGAGCGGATGTCAGGGGGTCGGCGTGTTTCCGGGTGTCTCGTCACCGCTACCGACATTTGTGCTGGTGGGACGCGTCTACGCTGGGTCGGACCCTGTGGCTGGCGCCATCAACGGAGCGACCATTCAAGTCATCAGCGGATTGAGCGCTGGTTTCATCGCCCAAACCGGCACAGCCTTTCCAGTCAGCGGGTGGTGCACGCCGCCCACCGCTCCTGCGGCCGGGACTTTCGTTCTGTATGGGATTCCACCAGGGACGAATCGGCTCCTGATTCAGGCCGGTGGCTATCAGCCGTTGGAACGTGACGTCACGCTGACGTTTAGTGGGCCACCGGCGACCATCGATTTCCAGCTTCAGCGCCAGTAACCGGACTGCTTCCCGACGGGTTCGCTGCTTCAACGGGTCGCGCCAGAGATGTATTCGATTCACGTTTCCGCTGGCCGCGTAGCCGCTACGATATCGACGTTACGCGCGTCGTCGCGGCGCAGTTGTAGACGTCGCGCCGATGGAGGTGCTCTATGGTTCGATTTCGCCACGCGGCCGTGTTAGGCCTCGGCGTCGTGCTGTGCGGGCCGACGCGTCTCGTCGCGGTTCAGTTCAATGCCTCGACCGCTGAGTGGCACGTCCGATCGACCGATCACTTTGAGATTTACTACACGAAAACTCCCGATCTGAATTCAATCTCTCGCGAGGCAGAGCAGGCCTACGAGCGCGTCAGCCACGATATGCAGCGCCAAGTGTCTGGCAAAGTGCCGATTATTCTGCTGCCGACCACTCACGATTTGCCACAAAACGAGCAAGAAGCGGTCGTAATTGTTCGGGCAACCCGAGCGCCAGACCGCAACCACATCATGCTGCCCATCGAACCGCGTAGTGGTCGAGACAAAGCGCTGACGCACGAGCTTACGCACGTATTCGAGTTTGAAGGACATCGGTAACCGGAGCCGTCAGAGATGTATTCGGTTCACGCTGCCGCCGGCGGCGTAGCGGACGCTGGGATCAACCGCGAAGGCCGCGGTATACGAACCAGACAGCCACGGCATCGATCAACCCGACGATCGTATCGACGGCGATAGCCTTAGGCCCCTCAGACACAGGGCAAAACCCCAGCACGTTACCGTCGAGGGGATTCGCAAACGTGACGCAGCCCAGCGCGATGACTCCGATAAGGACGAGACCGGCTCTTCGCATTCGCGGATTCTACTCCCGCATACAAGATGTGGCGGCCCCAAGGGGATTCGAACCCGTGTCGGACCGCAAACGCCCACAGAGCCACTGCACCCAGTGAGAACCGCAAGGAGGCCGGCTACTTCGAAGTACACTCGTCGACATGAAGTGGATCGCCGGCGCGGTCGCCCTTGCGGCGCTGCAGATTTCGGCGCCGGCGGAGCGTTCGATCGTCTCGGCCGTCGACGCCAACAACCCGGCGGCGCTGGCACTCCTCGAGCAGGTCGTCAACGTCAATAGCGGTACCCACAACTTCGCAGGCGTGCGCGCGGTTGGCGACGCCTTCGGGAAGGAATTCGACGGCCTCGGCTTCACGACGACGTGGGTCGACGGGACGCCGTTCAAGCGCGCCGGGCATCTCGTCGCGGAGCACCCTGGCGGCGGACCGAAGATCCTCCTGATCGGCCACCTCGACACCGTGTTCGAGCCTGACAGTCCCTTCCAGAAGTTCCAGCGTCTCGACGGCGACAAAGCCCGCGGCCCTGGCGTCATCGACATGAAAGGTGGCGACGTCGTCATCATCTTCGCGCTCAAGGCGCTGAAGGCGGCCGGCGCGCTCGACCGGATGAACGTGACCGTGGTGATGACCGGTGACGAAGAGGACGCGGGCGATCCGCAAGCGCTGGCCCGCAAGCCGCTGGTCGACGCCGCACAGGGAGCGCAGTACGCGCTCGGCTTCGAGGACGGCCCCGGCGACCCGAAGTATGCCGTCACGGCGCGGCGCGGCACCTCCTCGTGGAAGCTGGACGTCACCGCGAAGACCGGCCACTCGTCGCAGATCTTCCGCCCGGACATCGGCTATGGCGCCAACTACGAGCTGGCGCGCATCGTCGACGGCTTCAGGACCAACCTAGCCGGCGAGGCGCACCTCACGTTCAATCCCAGCCTGATCGCCGGCGGCACGGCCGCGGATGTCGACGACGTGTTGGCCAAGGGAACCGCGTCGGGCAAGACCAACGTCATCGCGCAGCATGCGGTGGCGATCGGCGATCTGCGCACGCTGTCGCCCACACAGTTGCAGCATGCGCGCGACGCCATGAAGCAGGTCGTCGCCGATGCGCCGCTGGCGCAGACACAGGCCGTGCTGACCTTCGCGGACGGCTACCCGGCGCTGGCGCCGACGCCAGGCAATGAAGCGCTGCTCGTCGACTACGACCGGGCGAGCCAGGACCTGGGCCTCGGCCGTGTGACCGCGGTCAGCCCCGACCGCGCCGGCGCCGCCGACGTGTCGTTCATCTCCGCGCAGGTGAACAGCGTCATCGACGGCATCGGCCTTATGGGAACCGACGATCACTCGCCGCAGGAAACGGCGGACCTGGCGACGCTGCCCAGCCAGACCAAGCGGGCCGCACTGCTGCTCTACCGGCTCACCACGCGGCGCTAGAAAGCCGGATATCCTGTTAGCGTGAACAGGCAGAAGCGCGTCTTCGACAGCATCCTCGAGGCGATCGGCGACACGCCGCTCATTCGCATCAATCGCATCACGGCGGGCGTGCGCGGCGCCGTCTACGCCAAGGTGGAGACGACCAACCCCGGCAACTCGATCAAGGACCGCATGGCGGTGAAGATGATCGAGGACGCGGAGCGGAGCGGCGCGCTCAAGCCGGGCGGCACGATCATCGAGGGGACGTCCGGCAACACCGGCATGGGCCTGGCGATTGCCGCGATCATCAAAGGCTATACGTGCGTGTTCACCACCACCGACAAGCAGTCGCCCGAAAAGGCGGACGCGCTGCGCGCGTTCGGCGCCGAGGTCATCGTCTGTCCG from Vicinamibacterales bacterium harbors:
- a CDS encoding FISUMP domain-containing protein, which gives rise to MKGGIRPIRVRAALIVLSVAFGSVTASLVRVSAQDQMAGSGVGTMHSSKRMADGKEWTAANLDVDTSPSYCYDDAQRNCRRYGRLYTWESARRACQSLGDGWRLPTDDEWRQMATHYGGLGNDSADKGNASYTVLSSGGTSGFDAVLGGIRELDGTYSRLEAHGFYWTASENDPATAPFYNFGKGSSALYRQAAGEKQSAISARCVKD
- a CDS encoding GNAT family N-acetyltransferase; protein product: MIVTVRSGTAADRDFVVETARRFADFGPPAWRTAAEVVAGEVRCLDEFFDGGMQGAGLLVGELNGRPAGFAFLEHHTDYFTGERHGHLGMIAVIEAAERRGIGAALLRAAEDWARTQGYPALTLNVFEGNDRARRAYERGGFAVETVRYVKRLD
- a CDS encoding M20/M25/M40 family metallo-hydrolase, whose translation is MKWIAGAVALAALQISAPAERSIVSAVDANNPAALALLEQVVNVNSGTHNFAGVRAVGDAFGKEFDGLGFTTTWVDGTPFKRAGHLVAEHPGGGPKILLIGHLDTVFEPDSPFQKFQRLDGDKARGPGVIDMKGGDVVIIFALKALKAAGALDRMNVTVVMTGDEEDAGDPQALARKPLVDAAQGAQYALGFEDGPGDPKYAVTARRGTSSWKLDVTAKTGHSSQIFRPDIGYGANYELARIVDGFRTNLAGEAHLTFNPSLIAGGTAADVDDVLAKGTASGKTNVIAQHAVAIGDLRTLSPTQLQHARDAMKQVVADAPLAQTQAVLTFADGYPALAPTPGNEALLVDYDRASQDLGLGRVTAVSPDRAGAADVSFISAQVNSVIDGIGLMGTDDHSPQETADLATLPSQTKRAALLLYRLTTRR